ACTTCGGCCACTTCGGCTTCTTGACCAAAGTTCTTGATCTGGTCCTTCAGGATCGCAGAAATCTCTGCAGCTTGGATACCCATTTATCCGACCTCTTTCATTGCATTCTGGAGGGAATTGAGCTTCGAGCGGATCGACGTGTCGATCATCTTGGAGCCCACTTTGACGACGAGACCACCGATGAGGCTTTCATCAACGGTCTGTTGGAGAGTAACGGTTTTGCCTGTCGACGCCTTGAGCGACTTCGCCAGCTTGTCGGCCTGCGCCTTGGTCAGCGCCTTTGCCGATGTCACATCGGCGGTCACTTCGCCCTTGGCTTCGGCAATGATCTCGCGCAGCGATTGGACCAGCTGCGGCAGAACGAACAGACGGCGCTTCTGCGCCATAAGCGAAAGCGTGTTCGACATGATCTCGGACAGCTTCATCTTTTTCGACAGCGCGCCAATCGCGGCCTTTTGCTGATCGCGGCTGTAGATGGGCGAATGGATAAGGTCACGGAAATCCGCGCTGTCGCTCATCGCATCGTGAAGCACAACAAGGTCGCCCTCGATGTCTTTCACTTTTTTGGCATCATTCGCCAATTCGTAGACGGCAGTCGCGTAGCGTTCTGCAATACCCGTGGAAATCGAAGCTGGTTCGGACACGTCCATCCTCTCATACGTCTGCACCGGCAGGGCGCGTTTCGTGCGTCGCCAGTGTGTTTGCGCGGCCCGGACCATGTCCGAGCGGTTAAATCAGGGGCGATGTAGCAGACCCCTTCCCGTGCCGCAACACAGTATAGTGCCGCAGCCCCTGCTTTGCTTTACCAATAATTAAAGGCTTTGAGGGGGATGGGGCGTTTTGCAGTATGCCTGAATTTTCATCATCCGTCGCTTTTGCCGGTTTTTCGGGCGATTCTGCACGCGCAGGTGGCGGTCACGCTCTTTTCGGGATCGGCCGCTAGACGGGCTTCGGCGCGCCTTCCAGCGCACCGACCGGCCTGCGAACGCGCTTGCGCTCGATCTTGCCCTTGGGCGGATAGACCAGCTTGGTCGCCTCGACCATGAAGGCACCGCCGGCAAGGATCGTGGGCATATGCCGCCCGACCCTCTCGAACAGAGCTGCCGATTTCATCCAGACGCGTTGCTGGCTGGGAAACTGGTAGAGCGCGCCCATATGGCGTTCGGGCAGAAACTGGTGCTTGCGCAGCTGCGCCTCGAGCTGGCCCGGCGAATAGGGTCGCCCGTATCCGAAGGGCGTGCGGTCGCGCCGCGCCCAGAGCCCCGCGCGGTTGGGCACGATAAACAGCGCACGGCCACCGGGGCCGAGCACGCGCCAGCACTCCTCCAGCAGATCGGACGCCCGCTCGGATGTCTCCAGCCCGTGCAGCAGGACCAGCTTGTCCACATGCCCCGTCTCGAGCGGCCAGCGGGTTTCCTCCACGAGCACGGAGGTATTGGGCAGGCCCGCAGGCCAGGGCATCACCCCCTGCGGTCCGGGCATCAGCGTCATCACCCGCCGCGCATCGTTGAGGTAGGGCCGCAGCAGCGGCGCGGCGAAACCGAATCCGACGACGGTCTGGCCTTTGGCCTCGGGCCAGATTTCCAGCAGACGGGTGCGCATGGACTTCTGCGCCGCCCGCCCAAGGGCGCTGCGGTAGTAGAAGTTGCGCAAATCCTGCACGTCGAGATGCATTGCAGTGTGCCCTTCGTTGCGCCATGCTGTCCCACTCTAACGCAGCAAAGGAAGCTTGCCCATGCCTTGCGAAGTCCACGAGACAGACAGTCATACCCTCGTCACGATCCCCTGCCTGTCCGACAATTACGCCTTTCTTCTGCGCGACAAATCCAGCGGTGATGTCGCCCTGATCGACGTGCCCGAGGCGGATCCGATCCTGCACGAACTGGACGCCCGCGGCTGGAAGTTGTCGCAGATCTGGCTGACGCACCACCATTTCGATCACGTCGACGGCCTTCCCGCGCTGCTGAAACAGCAGCAAGCGCCCGTCTACGGCGCAAAGGCCGATGCAGAACGTCTGCCGGACCTCGACGTTGCCCTCGCCGATGGCGAAAGCTTTGCCTTTGGCGAAAACGATATCGACGTCCTTGATGTCTCGGGCCATACCATCGGGCACATCGCCTTCTACGCACCCGCCGCCGGCATGGCCTTCACCGCCGACAGCCTGATGGCACTGGGCTGTGGGCGCCTGTTCGAAGGCACACCCGCGCAGATGTGGGACAGCCTGTCGAAAATGTCGGACTGGCCGGACGAGACGCTGATCTGTTCGGGGCACGAATATACCGCGTCGAATGCCAAGTTCGCCCTGACGGTCGATCCCGACAATGCCGCCCTGCAGGCGCGCAGCGACGCGATCCGCGCGGCCCGCGAGGCCGGACGCTTTACCGTGCCGTCGCGCATGGGCGAGGAACGCGCGACGAATCCCTTCCTGCGCCCGCAGGATGCGACCATTCGCGCGGGTCTGGGGATGCAGGACGCAACCGATGCAGAAGTTTTCGGTGAAATCCGCGCGCGCAAGGACAATTTTTAACCTTTTTAGGCGCATGGTGGTGGCGCGGGTGGAACAACCATCGCGGGTACGACGTGATGAAAACAACGTCGCGCGATGGGGCCACATCCGATTGTGACATCTTTATTGCAGAAAAGACTTGAAGGTTGGCGCCACTCAACCAAACTCTAAGGTATCAGGCCATGGTCGGATCGCAGGTGCCGGCATCCCTCGCGCCCCCCGCCGACCCCCATCGAAAAGGAGCACGCCCGTGCCTTCATTCTCGAACACTCTTGAGCAGTCCATCCACGCGGCGCTGGCGCTGGCGAATGCCCGCCGCCACGAGTTCGCCACGCTGGAGCACCTGCTGCTGTCGCTGGTAGACGAGCCTGACGCCCTGCAGGTCATGAAAGCCTGCTCGGTCGATGTGGGCGAATTGCGCGACACGCTCGTCGAATTCATCGACGAAGACCTCAGCAACCTCGTGACCGATGTCGAAGGATCCGAAGCGGTACCCACCGCAGCCTTCCAGCGCGTGATCCAGCGCGCCGCGATCCACGTCCAGTCGTCCGGACGCACTGAGGTGACCGGCGCGAACGTGCTTGTCGCGATCTTTGCCGAACGCGAAAGCAACGCCGCCTATTTCCTGCAAGAACAGGAAATGACGCGCTACGACGCGGTGAACTTCATCGCGCACGGTGTCGCCAAGGATCCCGCCTACGGCGAACCGCGCCCCGTGTCCGGCGCCCCCGAAGCCGAAGAAGAAGCGCAAGGCGTCACCGACGGCGAGAAGAAAGAATCCGCGCTGGCGAAATACTGCGTGGACCTGAACAAGAAATCGCGTGACGGCGATGTCGATCCCCTGATCGGGCGCGACTCCGAGGTCGAGCGCTGCATTCAGGTGCTCTGCCGCCGCCGCAAGAACAACCCGCTGCTGGTGGGCGACCCCGGTGTGGGCAAGACCGCCATCGCCGAAGGGCTCGCGCGCAAGATCGTCGCGGGCGAAACCCCAGAGGTTCTGGCGAATACCACGATCTTCTCGCTCGACATGGGCGCGTTGCTGGCCGGTACCCGCTACCGCGGCGATTTCGAGGAACGCCTGAAGGCGGTCGTGACCGAACTGGAAGAACACAAGGATGCGGTTCTGTTCATCGACGAAATCCACACCGTGATCGGTGCGGGTGCGACATCCGGCGGTGCCATGGATGCGTCCAACCTGCTCAAGCCCGCTCTCGCGGGGGGCAAGCTGCGCACCATGGGCTCCACCACCTACAAGGAGTTCCGCCAGCATTTCGAGAAGGACCGCGCGCTGAGCCGCCGGTTCCAGAAAATCGACGTGGCCGAACCTTCGGTGGAAGACGCGCAGAAGATCCTCAAAGGCATCAAGCCCTACTTCGAGGATCACCACAGCGTGAAATACACCGCCGATGCGATCAAGACCTCGGTTGAACTGGCGCACCGCTATATCAACGACCGCAAGCTGCCCGACAGCGCCATCGACGTCATCGACGAAGCCGGCGCCGCCCAGCATCTTGTCGCCGCCTCCAAACGCCGCAAGACCATCGGCACCAAGGAGATCGAGGCCGTGGTCGCGAAAATCGCACGCATCCCGCCCAAGAACGTCTCCAAGGACGACGTGGTGGTGCTCAAGGACCTCGAAGCCTCGCTCAAGCGCGTGGTCTTCGGCCAGGATCAGGCCATCGAGGCGCTGTCATCGGCGATCAAACTGGCCCGCGCGGGTCTGCGCGAACCCGAAAAGCCGATCGGCAACTACCTCTTCGCCGGTCCGACCGGTGTGGGTAAAACCGAAGTCGCCAAACAGCTGGCCGATACGCTGGGTGTGAAACTGCTGCGTTTCGATATGTCCGAATACATGGAGAAACACGCCGTATCGCGCCTGATCGGTGCCCCTCCGGGCTATGTCGGCTTCGATCAGGGTGGCATGCTGACCGACGGTGTCGATCAGGATCCGCACTGCGTTCTGCTGCTGGACGAGATGGAAAAAGCGCACCCGGATGTCTACAACATCCTGTTGCAGGTCATGGACCATGGCCGCCTGACCGATCACAACGGACGGACTGTGGATTTCCGCAATGTCGTACTGATCATGACCTCGAACGCCGGTGCCTCCGAGATGGCGAAAGAAGCCATCGGTTTCGGTCGCGACAAGCGCGAGGGCGAAGATACAGCCGCGATCGAGCGGACGTTCACGCCGGAGTTCCGCAACCGTCTGGATGCGGTGATCTCCTTCGGCGCGCTGCCCAAGGAAACCATCCTGCGCGTGGTCGAAAAGTTCGTGCTGCAACTCGAAGCGCAGCTGATGGACCGCAACGTGACCATCGAGCTGAGCAAGAAAGCCGCCGAATGGCTGGCCGACAAAGGCTACGACGACAAAATGGGCGCGCGCCCGCTGGGCCGCGTGATCCAGGAATACATCAAGAAGCCGCTGTCCGAAGAACTCCTCTTCGGCAAGCTGGCGAAGGGTGGTGTCGTCAAGGTCGGTGTGAAAAAGGGCGAACTGGACCTTCAGGTCGAAGGCCCCGACAGCCCGCGCCTGTCGGGCAACAAGCCGCCGCTGCTCACCGCTGACTGAGGGCGGAGGCCGTGCGACCTCCAGGAATGAAATCGGCCCACCCTTCGGGGTGGGCCTTTTTGCTGGCAGGAACCATTGGCCTTTGCGCGCCATCGGGCGCTGCCACGCAGGAGCTGCGCCTGATCTCTCCGATAGATTGCGATCTGAACGGCCCCTGCCATATCCAGCAATACGTCGATCACGATCCCGGTGCGCAGGCATCGGATTTCACCTGTTCCAGCCTGACCTATGATGGCCACAAGGGCACGGATTTCGCCCTGCCCGCCCAATCCATGATTGCCGATGGCGTGAATGTGCTGGCCGCGGCGGCGGGCACCGTGCGCGGGCTGCGGGACGGAATGCCCGACACCGGATATACGAGCGAAACCGCCGACCTTGTGCGCGACCGCGAGTGCGGCAACGGCGTGGTGCTGACCCACCCCGGCGGGTGGGAAACCCAGTACTGCCACCTGCGCGAAGGATCGCTTGGCGTGACCAACGGCCAAAGCGTCGCGGCGGGCGACAAACTGGGCGAAGTGGGCATGTCCGGGCGCGCGCAATTCGCCCATGTCCATCTTTCTGTCCGCAAGGATGGCGAGGTCGTCGACCCCTTCGATCCCGACGGGACCATCGTCTGTGGCACACCTTCCACCGAAACCCTCTGGGCCGAAGAGATCCCGACCCGCCCGGGGGGCATCATCACCCTCGGCTTTGCCAATGGCGTGCCCGACTTCGAAACGGTCAAGCAGGGCGCGGTCCCACCGGCCTCCCGCACCGGGGGCGCTCTGGTGATCTGGAGCTATCTCTTCGGCACCCGCGCAGGCGATACCCTGCTGCTGCGCCTCGACGGCCCGCAGGGCGAGGTCATCTCCCGCAGTATCCCGCTCGACCGGACGCAGGCACAGTCCTTCCGCGCGATCGGCAAGCGGTCGGGCAGCTCTGACTGGCCCGCGGGGGATTACAGCGGCGTGGCCGAGATGCGGCGCGCGGGCAGTGTGCTGGACCGGGCCGAGATCACCCTGACCCTGCCCTGAGAGATTACTTTTCGGTGAACTTCAGCTCGATCCGGCGGTTGCGCGCGCGCGCCTCTTCGGTATTGCGCGGATCGACGGGCTGGTACTGCCCGAAGCCGTTCGCAGACAGCCGCCCCGGCGGGATCCCCAGCGATTGCGACATGTATTTCACCACCGACAGCGCCCGCGCCTGACTCAGCTCCCAGTTGTCGGCAAATTCGCCCAGCCCCGACAGCGGCACGTCGTCCGTATGACCGTCCACGCGGATCACCCAATCCAGCCCCTCGGGTATGTCCGCCGCCACGCGGCGCAGGATATCGGCAACCTTCGCGACCTCGCCTCGCCCCTCCGGCGACAGCGCGGCCTCGCCCGGCGGGAACAGCACTTCAGAGGAAAAGACGAACCTGTCGCCCTCGATCCGCACGCCTTCCTGCGTGCCCAGAAGGTTGCGCAACTGCCCGAAGAACTCCGACCGGTATTGTTCGAGGTCTTTCTTCTCGGCCTCCAGACGCTTGCGCTCTGCCGCTTCCAGCTCGGCGCGCTTGCGCTGTTCGGCGGCGACACGGGCCAGCGCCGTGTTCAGCTGCGAGCCCAGCGATTGCAACTCGACCTCGCGCGCCGCATCCTCGGCAATCGCGGTGTCGAGCATCCCCTGAAGGTTGTTCAGCTGCGCCCGCAGGTCGGCGACCTGCTGGTTCAGCAATTCGGTCTGCCGCTGTGCGCGCGCCGAGGTCTCCTGCTCC
Above is a genomic segment from Sulfitobacter sp. HNIBRBA3233 containing:
- a CDS encoding methyltransferase domain-containing protein is translated as MHLDVQDLRNFYYRSALGRAAQKSMRTRLLEIWPEAKGQTVVGFGFAAPLLRPYLNDARRVMTLMPGPQGVMPWPAGLPNTSVLVEETRWPLETGHVDKLVLLHGLETSERASDLLEECWRVLGPGGRALFIVPNRAGLWARRDRTPFGYGRPYSPGQLEAQLRKHQFLPERHMGALYQFPSQQRVWMKSAALFERVGRHMPTILAGGAFMVEATKLVYPPKGKIERKRVRRPVGALEGAPKPV
- a CDS encoding F0F1 ATP synthase subunit delta — its product is MSEPASISTGIAERYATAVYELANDAKKVKDIEGDLVVLHDAMSDSADFRDLIHSPIYSRDQQKAAIGALSKKMKLSEIMSNTLSLMAQKRRLFVLPQLVQSLREIIAEAKGEVTADVTSAKALTKAQADKLAKSLKASTGKTVTLQQTVDESLIGGLVVKVGSKMIDTSIRSKLNSLQNAMKEVG
- the clpA gene encoding ATP-dependent Clp protease ATP-binding subunit ClpA, producing the protein MPSFSNTLEQSIHAALALANARRHEFATLEHLLLSLVDEPDALQVMKACSVDVGELRDTLVEFIDEDLSNLVTDVEGSEAVPTAAFQRVIQRAAIHVQSSGRTEVTGANVLVAIFAERESNAAYFLQEQEMTRYDAVNFIAHGVAKDPAYGEPRPVSGAPEAEEEAQGVTDGEKKESALAKYCVDLNKKSRDGDVDPLIGRDSEVERCIQVLCRRRKNNPLLVGDPGVGKTAIAEGLARKIVAGETPEVLANTTIFSLDMGALLAGTRYRGDFEERLKAVVTELEEHKDAVLFIDEIHTVIGAGATSGGAMDASNLLKPALAGGKLRTMGSTTYKEFRQHFEKDRALSRRFQKIDVAEPSVEDAQKILKGIKPYFEDHHSVKYTADAIKTSVELAHRYINDRKLPDSAIDVIDEAGAAQHLVAASKRRKTIGTKEIEAVVAKIARIPPKNVSKDDVVVLKDLEASLKRVVFGQDQAIEALSSAIKLARAGLREPEKPIGNYLFAGPTGVGKTEVAKQLADTLGVKLLRFDMSEYMEKHAVSRLIGAPPGYVGFDQGGMLTDGVDQDPHCVLLLDEMEKAHPDVYNILLQVMDHGRLTDHNGRTVDFRNVVLIMTSNAGASEMAKEAIGFGRDKREGEDTAAIERTFTPEFRNRLDAVISFGALPKETILRVVEKFVLQLEAQLMDRNVTIELSKKAAEWLADKGYDDKMGARPLGRVIQEYIKKPLSEELLFGKLAKGGVVKVGVKKGELDLQVEGPDSPRLSGNKPPLLTAD
- the gloB gene encoding hydroxyacylglutathione hydrolase, with product MPCEVHETDSHTLVTIPCLSDNYAFLLRDKSSGDVALIDVPEADPILHELDARGWKLSQIWLTHHHFDHVDGLPALLKQQQAPVYGAKADAERLPDLDVALADGESFAFGENDIDVLDVSGHTIGHIAFYAPAAGMAFTADSLMALGCGRLFEGTPAQMWDSLSKMSDWPDETLICSGHEYTASNAKFALTVDPDNAALQARSDAIRAAREAGRFTVPSRMGEERATNPFLRPQDATIRAGLGMQDATDAEVFGEIRARKDNF
- a CDS encoding M23 family metallopeptidase; the protein is MKSAHPSGWAFLLAGTIGLCAPSGAATQELRLISPIDCDLNGPCHIQQYVDHDPGAQASDFTCSSLTYDGHKGTDFALPAQSMIADGVNVLAAAAGTVRGLRDGMPDTGYTSETADLVRDRECGNGVVLTHPGGWETQYCHLREGSLGVTNGQSVAAGDKLGEVGMSGRAQFAHVHLSVRKDGEVVDPFDPDGTIVCGTPSTETLWAEEIPTRPGGIITLGFANGVPDFETVKQGAVPPASRTGGALVIWSYLFGTRAGDTLLLRLDGPQGEVISRSIPLDRTQAQSFRAIGKRSGSSDWPAGDYSGVAEMRRAGSVLDRAEITLTLP